Part of the Spirochaeta isovalerica genome, GGGATATGAAGTCAGGGTTCTACAGCCAGCAGTACACTTCCTAGAGACTCTAGACGTCAAAATGAAAGCTAAAGCATATAGAGCAATTTCCCTTCTTCAAGAATTTGGTCCTTTCCTAACGGAACCACATTCCAAAAAGATTACAGGGATAAAAAATCTATATGAATTACGGGTAAAACAATCCAGCAACATTTGCCGATTGTTTTATTTCCATTCCAATGGGAAGGTCTATATCGTTACGTCTGGTTATATAAAAAAAAGTAACAAAACGAGTAGATTGGAACTTGAAAAAGCGGAACGGATCATGAATCAGTTCATAGAGGAAAATCATGAGTGATATGAAATCTGTCAATTTCGATGACTTACTAAATAAGGAGCTTGAAAATCCAGAATTTAGAGCAGAATATGAAGCCCTTGAAGATGAGTTTACACTTGCAAAAGAAGTGATGGAGCTCAGAAAAAGCAATAATTTAACCCAGAAAGATCTTGCAAAACTTGCAGGAACATCACAACCAGCAATTGCAAGGCTAGAATCTGGTAATTACAAAAACCTGTCTCTCAGTTTCATTCGTAAAGTAGCAGAAGCTCTAGGAGCTATTCCAGAAATTCACTTAAAGAAAGCTCAATAAAATAGTTATCCATAAAAACATCCGAGTTTTTATGGAAGCTTGATCCAAATTCGAAATTAAAAGCGCCAAACAGACAATATACGCTGCGGCTTCACCTTGGCCTTCGGAAATTTGCCTTTGACAAATTCCCGATAAATTGTGTTACAATTTCCCGGGGATTTGCCAACCCCTTCGGGGTTCCAGGCAACTTCGTATATTGACGGAACGTTAAGTGAAAGTGCGACTGGAGGTTTCCCAATACACCTCTTTGGGAACCGTAAGCTGTTGAACGAGCTGTCTAAGTTGCTATTATATATATCAACCTTTGGACTATTCTATTCATCTGGAATAACCCTACTCTCAAATGCGTCACTGGAAACGGTGGGGTTTTAAGCTGAGAGGACAACGTGAATATTCTGGTAGTCTCAAACCGGATGATTGCCGGGTGAACCACCCCGGGTTTTCCGGAGACACAATTATATGAGAGGATTGTGTTATGGGAAAACGAATCAGGTATGCTCAAGAAGTTAAAGAGCGGGCAGTGAGAATGGTCTTTGACCATGAAAAAGATTATGAATCTCGGTGGGCAGCAATAATGTCCATCGCGTCAAAAACAGGTTGCACTCCAGAGTCCTTAAGGAAATGGGTTAAACAGTCAGAAATCGATCAGGGACTGAAAGACGGTTTGTCCAGCGATGACCGAGCTCGTATCAAAGAACTCGAACGGGAAAATCGGGAGCTGCGCGAAGCCAATGAAATCCTGCGAAAGGCATCAGCATATTTCGCCCAGGCGGAGCTCGACCGCCGAAAGAAATAATGATCAGTTTTATAGACGAGAACAGGGAAGATCATGGAGTCGAGCCTCTCTGCAGAAATATTCAGATTGCTCCTTCGACCTACTATGAAATGAAATCTCGTCAATCAGATCCTGACCGGGAACCACCGAGAGTACAACGCGATAATATTTTGAAATATGAAATCCGTCGGGTCTGGTTTGAAAACAGATGTGTTTATGGAGCCAAAAAAGTCTGGCAGGCCATGAATAAAGAGAAGATTCCTGTCGCAAGATGCACTGTAGAGCGTCTGATGCGCTCTATGGGGCTGCGGGGTGTTATTCGCGGCAAGAAAGTCAGAACAACGATTCCAGCTAAAGATAATCGCCCAGATGACCTTGTGAACCGGGATTTTACTGCTTCCAGACCAAACGGGCTGTGGGTCGCCGACTTCACCTACGTATCGACTTGGAGGAGTTTTGTCTATGTATCTTTCATTATCGATGTCTTCTCGCGGATGATTGTCGGCTGGAGGGCGTCGATGTCTATGAAAACAGATTTTACCCTTGATGCCCTCAATCAGGCATTGTGGGCAAGAAAGGTAACGGAAAGGCTAATTCATCACAGTGATCGTGGATCC contains:
- a CDS encoding type II toxin-antitoxin system RelE/ParE family toxin, with product MGYEVRVLQPAVHFLETLDVKMKAKAYRAISLLQEFGPFLTEPHSKKITGIKNLYELRVKQSSNICRLFYFHSNGKVYIVTSGYIKKSNKTSRLELEKAERIMNQFIEENHE
- a CDS encoding helix-turn-helix domain-containing protein; protein product: MSDMKSVNFDDLLNKELENPEFRAEYEALEDEFTLAKEVMELRKSNNLTQKDLAKLAGTSQPAIARLESGNYKNLSLSFIRKVAEALGAIPEIHLKKAQ
- a CDS encoding IS3 family transposase (programmed frameshift), whose product is MGKRIRYAQEVKERAVRMVFDHEKDYESRWAAIMSIASKTGCTPESLRKWVKQSEIDQGLKDGLSSDDRARIKELERENRELREANEILRKASALFRPGGARPPKEIMISFIDENREDHGVEPLCRNIQIAPSTYYEMKSRQSDPDREPPRVQRDNILKYEIRRVWFENRCVYGAKKVWQAMNKEKIPVARCTVERLMRSMGLRGVIRGKKVRTTIPAKDNRPDDLVNRDFTASRPNGLWVADFTYVSTWRSFVYVSFIIDVFSRMIVGWRASMSMKTDFTLDALNQALWARKVTERLIHHSDRGSQYLAISYTERLIEAGIDPSVGSRGDSYDNAMAETINSLYKAEVIHKDGPWRSIEQVELATLDWVDWFNNRRIMEPLGYLSPKEFEMMYYEQEESLAVSAGLK